In Pocillopora verrucosa isolate sample1 chromosome 13, ASM3666991v2, whole genome shotgun sequence, one genomic interval encodes:
- the LOC131794826 gene encoding peptide-N(4)-(N-acetyl-beta-glucosaminyl)asparagine amidase-like, translating to MASVSNHGNSIVIEDDSQFQQQLNQAGNRLVVVDFNASWCGPCRMMAPVFSNLSVKYSAAVFLTVDVEKCQRTVVQQGISAMPTFFFFKNRKKVDEMQGANPKGLEDKINQWIGGAVETMSVDPKRVATGRSWDCFEQLLDNPREVFMDVSQLLLRFASNIINNPDNPKYRAIKVSNKIFQSRLLPVNGAVECLFTMGFKERGDQLVCPQGESLEKMLILQDALNEERSRHSNAQELDPTPTPAPVNQPQSNGPSCAQPTIVSSPAANPSDKERDFLLRLHSSLQHVLLYEDKDLQRRAREMIPLAELERRAKEASERTKQGGDGGVDERDCLVLELLNWFKGTFFKWVDKPSCPSCGSLTFAIGVVPPTPEEMAWGAGNVESYKCVYCGKVTRFPRYNHPAKLLETRRGRCGEWANCFTLCCRAIGFEARHILDWTDHVWTEVYSEAQQRWLHCDSCENACDKPLLYEAGWGKRLSYIIAFSHEQVLDVTWRYSAKHEEVKKARNLVSEAWLVETLNRMTEEHQRNLSEARRKVLAERQVKELVEFFTIKSVRHDELQGRVSGSLAWRLLRGETKQQADEEKHEPYIYKPTDEEIKEKRLRLCFNCVMNKYFRGYDRELDLSGWQSRVASFSSITRKVERDWKMVYLARTETASTGHITWQIDLNSCDLVIDSVTIIARSDTFQTGRVDWKLSGDEENQVEMLSGGQESTITSVLSGSKTLKLTATISGGKGDVAWQHAQIFRQSFSSQSEYPLDILVSMKEPSRNTHL from the exons ATGGCTTCCGTTAGTAATCACGGAAACTCCATAGTCATTGAAGACGACAGCCAATTTCAGCAACAACTCAATCAAGCTGGGAACAGACTGGTCGTGGTAGATTTTAATGCATCTTG GTGTGGCCCATGCCGTATGATGGCCCCTGTGTTTTCAAATTTGAGTGTGAAATATTCAGCAGCTGTTTTTCTGACTGTTGATGTTGAGAAATGTCAG cGGACTGTTGTACAGCAGGGAATCAGTGCCATGCCAACATTCTTCTTCTTCAAGAACAGAAAGAAAGTGGATGAAATGCAGGGAGCGAACCCCAAAGGCCTGGAAGACAAAATCAATCAGTGGATTGGAGGCGCTGTGGAGACAATG TCTGTGGATCCTAAGAGAGTTGCAACAGGTCGTAGCTGGGACTGTTTTGAACAGCTCCTGGACAACCCGCGGGAAGTCTTCATGGATGTGTCACAGCTTCTGCTTAGGTTTGCATCCAACATCATCAACAATCCTGATAATCCAAAGTACCGAGCCATTAAAGTCAGCAACAAGATTTTCCAGTCACGGCTTCTTCCAGTAAATGGAGCTGTGGAATGCCTCTTCACCATGGGATTCAAAGAG AGAGGTGATCAACTAGTGTGCCCACAAGGTGAATCCTTAGAAAAGATGTTGATTCTTCAGGATGCGTTGAATGAAGAGAGAAGTCGTCATAGCAATGCACAGGAACTTGATCCTACTCCAACTCCAGCACCAGTCAACCAACCTCAAAGCAATGGTCCTTCCTGCGCACAACCAACTATTGTTTCCAGTCCAGCTGCTAATCCGTCG GACAAGGAAAGGGACTTTCTTTTGAGACTACATAGCTCGTTACAACATGTGCTTCTTTACGAAGATAAAGATTTGCAACGAAGAGCGCGGGAAATGATTCCCCTGGCTGAGTTAGAGAGGAGAGCTAAAGAAGCCAGCGAGAGAACTAAGCAGGGAGGGGATGGTGGGGTAGATGAAAGAGATTGCCTTGTGTTAGAACTTCTAAATTGGTTTAAAG GTACTTTTTTCAAGTGGGTGGACAAACCTTCCTGCCCGTCATGTGGTTCTCTGACGTTCGCTATTGGTGTGGTTCCCCCGACACCTGAGGAAATGGCCTGGGGGGCTGGGAACGTGGAGAGTTATAAATGTGTTTACTGTGGAAAGGTTACAAGATTCCCGAGATACAATCACCCTGCAAAACTTTTAG AAACACGCAGAGGCCGATGCGGTGAATGGGCCAATTGTTTCACATTATGCTGTCGAGCTATAGGATTTGAGGCGCGACACATTTTGGATTGGACAGATCACGTATGGACAGAAGTGTATTCTGAAGCTCAGCAGAGATGGCTGCATTGTGACTCCTGTGAAAACGCCTGCGATAAACCGCTGCTTTATGAGGCTGGCTGGGGAAAGAGACTCAGTTATATCATAGCGTTCTCTCATGAGCAG GTTTTGGATGTGACATGGCGATACTCTGCCAAGCATGAGGAGGTGAAAAAGGCGAGAAATTTAGTGTCAGAAGCCTGGTTAGTGGAGACGTTAAACAGAATGACTGAAGAG CATCAAAGAAACCTTAGTGAAGCTAGGCGAAAAGTTTTGGCGGAGCGTCAGGTGAAGGAATTGGTTGAGTTCTTTACCATAAAGTCTGTGCGTCATGATGAACTGCAGGGCCGAGTGTCAGGTTCTTTGGCCTGGAGGCTACTTCGAGgcgaaacaaaacaacaagcaGATGAAGAGAAG CACGAGCCTTATATTTATAAACCTACTGACGaggaaatcaaggaaaaaag ACTACGCCTGTGCTTTAATTGCGTGATGAATAAATATTTCCGAGGTTATGATAGAGAGTTAGATCTTTCTGGTTGGCAGTCGAGAGTGGCTTCATTCAGTTCTATCACACGTAAAGTCGAGAGGGACTGGAAAATG GTTTACCTGGCGCGAACAGAAACTGCTTCAACTGGCCACATAACCTGGCAAATAGATTTAAATTCCTGTGATCTTGTGATCGACAGTGTTACAATAATAGCTAGGAGCGACACTTTTCAGACTGGACGGGTGGACTGGAAACTAAGTGGGGATGAGGAGAATCAAGTAGAAATGCTATCAGGAG GCCAGGAATCCACCATAACGTCCGTACTCAGTGGCTCCAAAACTCTCAAATTGACGGCCACGATCAGTGGCGGGAAAGGAGACGTTGCTTGGCAACACGCTCAGATTTTCCGTCAGTCATTCAGCAGTCAAAGTGAATATCCCTTGGATATCTTAGTCTCTATGAAAGAACCTTCGCGTAATACTCATCTTTAA
- the LOC131795241 gene encoding uncharacterized protein, with amino-acid sequence MTAQAEERDETPQEILLTLKKEMNYLKDEESSLKAQLLSLNKQFQLLVKSAAEIYPEVLDEEFPKKAAARQRNRLLHRPFKSPDSDTGKAVGATRSPSFTRGSYKSQESPLRRPVFDLKRFPRRYIRLTSEEAAAQIQEQFEKSTNAASGIDARKIRSSLPNSPTDETVISSVFSTETPDDERRKRLKKKMLESRKVDVVNLGLF; translated from the exons ATGACAGCACAAGCAGAGGAAAGAGACGAAACTCCGCAAGAGATATTATTGACCTTGAAGAAAGAAATG AATTATCTCAAAGACGAGGAAAGCTCCCTAAAAGCTCAGCTTCTTTCACTCAACAAACAGTTCCAGCTACTGGTGAAATCTGCCGCCGAGATATATCCGGAAGTTTTGGACGAAGAATTTCCTAAGAAGGCCGCTGCCAGGCAACGAAACAGACTTCTTCATAGACCATTCAAAAGTCCGGACAGTGACACAGGAAAGGCAGTTGGGGCCACAAGGTCACCAAGCTTTACCAGGGGTAGCTATAAGTCACAGGAATCCCCTCTTAGAAGACCGGTGTTTGATTTGAAACGATTCCCGCGACGGTACATAAGATTGACCAGCGAGGAGGCAGCGGCGCAGATTCAGGAACAGTTTGAAAAAAGCACTAATGCAGCTTCGGGGATCGACGCGAGGAAAATAAGAAGCTCGTTACCAAATTCGCCTACAGACGAAACGGTCATAAGCTCTGTGTTCAGTACAGAAACCCCTGACGATGAACGGAGAAAAAGACTGAAGAAAAAGATGTTAGAGTCAAGAAAAGTCGACGTTGTAAACTTGGGTTTGTTTTGA
- the LOC131794733 gene encoding proline-rich transmembrane protein 3-like has translation MPSTEPETVTRAKAGAEPWPEMSAPPNPEPLPDWDLALRDWKYLWELHYIGFGVLFFGVAVFSCVCVVKIKHRARGMTLANYFLAVCLMLMTFSVSRTLYLFLDPYESHTVLDLPVLLSRIIFAIGYPCLTSALSLIHFAFLEVNKLRLISRRLQNVKFLVSVIASHFVIVLVVYLVITLAPKLARLLILCQTVLISWWFILAACFLYSGWKVNWESQITAKFFSSTVVKDRTASTLSSASLDPQSYSVTVEQAKTLSGDQNKPSKGAQKIARISGFVSLLALLNFGAELYSLFSLYKLYDFEGENVVDHWPWWGYQTVSRILDFFLCLVIAYVIFPSTQIEKTQKHSASYGVDSHTMRVNKNVAKTADGIDAV, from the coding sequence ATGCCATCCACAGAGCCTGAAACAGTGACGAGAGCAAAAGCTGGAGCAGAACCTTGGCCAGAGATGTCTGCTCCTCCAAACCCCGAACCTCTTCCCGACTGGGATCTTGCGCTGAGAGATTGGAAATATCTTTGGGAACTTCACTACATCGGTTTTGGAGTCCTGTTCTTCGGCGTGGCAGTGTTCTCTTGTGTTTGTGTcgtgaaaatcaaacacagagCCAGAGGCATGACGTTGGCGAATTACTTTCTTGCTGTCTGTCTGATGTTAATGACGTTTAGTGTCTCAAGAACACTGTACCTGTTCCTCGATCCTTACGAATCGCACACGGTCTTGGATCTTCCAGTGTTGTTGAGCAGAATCATCTTTGCCATTGGATATCCTTGCTTAACATCAGCCTTATCACTGATTCACTTCGCCTTCCTCGAAGTAAACAAACTTCGACTGATCTCACGGCGTCTTCAAAATGTCAAGTTTCTGGTGTCGGTGATAGCGTCGCATTTTGTGATCGTGTTAGTTGTGTATTTGGTCATAACACTGGCACCGAAGCTCGCTCGTTTGCTTATTTTATGCCAAACGGTGTTAATTTCCTGGTGGTTCATTCTGGCAGCGTGCTTCTTGTACAGTGGTTGGAAAGTAAACTGGGAATCGCAAATCACAGCCAAGTTCTTCAGCTCTACAGTGGTGAAGGATCGAACCGCTTCAACGCTTTCTTCTGCCTCGCTCGACCCGCAGAGCTACAGTGTCACGGTCGAGCAGGCAAAAACTTTGAGCGGTGATCAAAACAAACCTTCAAAAGGAGCGCAAAAAATTGCTCGAATTTCTGGCTTTGTCTCGCTTCTTGCATTGCTAAACTTCGGAGCAGAACTTTATTCACTGTTCTCGTTGTACAAACTGTATGATTTCGAAGGAGAGAATGTTGTGGATCACTGGCCATGGTGGGGTTATCAGACAGTGAGTcgaattttagatttttttctatgtttagTAATAGCCTACGTTATTTTCCCTTCCACTCAAATTGAGAAAACGCAAAAACATTCCGCCTCTTACGGAGTGGACAGTCATACGATGCGTGTGAACAAGAACGTGGCAAAAACGGCTGACGGAATAGACGCAGTATGA